A section of the Marinimicrobium koreense genome encodes:
- the gpmI gene encoding 2,3-bisphosphoglycerate-independent phosphoglycerate mutase: MTANQTAAKKPTVLIVLDGVGYSEKTEHNAVYSANTPVLDRLWKEAPHSLIATSGMAVGLPEGQMGNSEVGHTTIGAGRVVYQNFTRINKAIEDGEFAENPAYAAAIDTAKDAGKAVHVFGLLSEGGVHSHEDHIFAMVDAAAKRGAKEVYLHAFLDGRDTAPRSAKASLEKAEKQFAELGVGRVASIVGRYFAMDRDNNWDRVEKAYNAMACGTGEFTAKTAVEGLAAAYERDENDEFVKATVIAGDGQEPVTMQDGDVAIFMNFRPDRARQITRALIESDFDGFKRQCEPKLADFVMTTEYASDIKANCAFPPQELVNSFGDYLAKQGKTQLRIAETEKYAHVTFFFNGGTESEFEGEDRILVPSPKVATYDLQPEMSAPEVTDKLVEAIESGKYDAIICNYANGDMVGHSGIFEAAVKSVEAVDECLGRVLDATLKAGGEALVTADHGNVEEMYDPESGQVSTQHSTLPVPLIYVSSRKGSIAEGGSLADLAPTMLHLMGLPQPKEMTGRNLVTLSE, encoded by the coding sequence ATGACCGCTAACCAGACTGCTGCCAAAAAGCCTACCGTATTGATCGTTCTGGATGGCGTTGGCTACTCGGAAAAGACCGAGCACAACGCTGTGTACAGTGCCAACACCCCGGTTCTGGACCGCCTCTGGAAAGAGGCTCCGCACAGCCTGATCGCCACCTCCGGGATGGCGGTGGGCCTGCCGGAAGGCCAGATGGGCAACAGTGAAGTGGGCCACACCACCATTGGTGCCGGCCGAGTGGTCTACCAGAATTTTACCCGCATCAATAAAGCCATCGAAGATGGCGAGTTCGCCGAGAACCCGGCCTACGCCGCGGCCATCGACACAGCCAAAGACGCCGGCAAGGCCGTGCACGTGTTCGGCCTGCTGTCCGAAGGGGGCGTTCACAGTCACGAAGACCACATTTTTGCCATGGTGGACGCTGCCGCCAAACGCGGCGCCAAGGAAGTGTACCTGCACGCCTTCCTGGACGGCCGCGACACCGCCCCGCGCAGCGCCAAGGCCTCTCTCGAGAAAGCCGAAAAGCAGTTCGCCGAGCTGGGCGTTGGTCGGGTGGCCAGCATTGTCGGGCGCTACTTCGCCATGGACCGGGACAACAACTGGGATCGAGTAGAGAAAGCCTACAACGCCATGGCCTGCGGCACCGGCGAATTTACCGCCAAGACCGCCGTTGAAGGCCTGGCCGCCGCTTATGAGCGCGATGAAAACGACGAATTCGTCAAAGCGACCGTGATTGCCGGTGACGGCCAGGAGCCGGTCACGATGCAGGACGGCGATGTTGCCATCTTCATGAATTTCCGCCCCGACCGGGCCCGCCAGATCACCCGCGCCCTAATCGAGAGCGATTTCGACGGCTTCAAGCGTCAGTGCGAGCCCAAGCTGGCCGACTTCGTGATGACCACCGAGTACGCCTCGGACATCAAGGCCAACTGCGCCTTCCCGCCCCAGGAGCTGGTGAACTCCTTTGGCGACTACCTGGCCAAGCAGGGCAAAACCCAACTGCGCATTGCCGAGACCGAGAAATACGCCCACGTGACCTTCTTCTTCAACGGCGGCACCGAATCCGAGTTTGAAGGCGAGGATCGCATTCTGGTGCCCTCGCCGAAAGTGGCCACCTACGACCTGCAGCCAGAAATGAGTGCTCCGGAAGTGACCGACAAACTGGTCGAAGCCATCGAGTCCGGGAAGTACGACGCCATCATCTGCAACTACGCCAACGGCGACATGGTGGGCCACTCGGGCATCTTCGAAGCGGCGGTCAAATCCGTTGAAGCCGTGGATGAGTGCCTGGGACGGGTGCTCGACGCCACTCTGAAAGCGGGCGGCGAAGCGCTGGTGACCGCTGACCACGGCAACGTCGAGGAAATGTACGACCCCGAGTCCGGCCAGGTCAGCACCCAGCACTCCACCCTGCCGGTGCCCCTGATCTACGTCAGCTCGCGCAAAGGCAGCATCGCCGAAGGCGGCTCCCTGGCCGACCTGGCACCCACCATGCTGCACCTGATGGGCCTACCCCAACCCAAGGAAATGACCGGTCGCAACCTGGTCACCCTGAGCGAGTAA
- a CDS encoding rhodanese-like domain-containing protein, giving the protein MEFFVFVSQEWLLITTLAVLMLVYAMRERIKNGKPIPAFEVTRLLNNEEAVLLDVREASEFKAGHISGALNLPYKKVTAEAEQLLAPHRDKIIVVADKLGQHAGAAGRTLGQKGFDVRRLAGGITEWQNQGMPLVKG; this is encoded by the coding sequence GTGGAATTTTTTGTATTTGTCAGTCAAGAATGGCTTCTGATCACCACGCTGGCGGTGTTGATGCTGGTGTACGCCATGCGCGAGCGCATCAAGAATGGCAAGCCCATTCCCGCGTTTGAGGTGACCCGCCTGCTCAACAACGAGGAGGCGGTGCTGCTGGATGTGCGCGAGGCGTCGGAGTTCAAAGCCGGCCATATTTCCGGCGCGCTGAACCTGCCCTACAAAAAAGTGACGGCAGAGGCAGAGCAGCTATTGGCGCCGCACCGGGACAAGATCATCGTGGTGGCGGACAAGCTCGGTCAGCACGCGGGGGCGGCCGGCCGTACCCTGGGGCAGAAAGGCTTTGATGTACGCCGTCTGGCCGGCGGTATTACCGAGTGGCAGAACCAGGGTATGCCCTTGGTGAAAGGCTGA
- a CDS encoding murein hydrolase activator EnvC family protein yields MMIAARVQGLGKYLLCLCLILSGAAQANDQADYEARMQELQKTIEQLQQELKKTQGSRDELKEQLESSESDIGELLKKIERIESDLEQQNSDLQSLKQERNELDQSRQAQQQAVAEQVQAAYSLGRQSQIKLLLNQESPQRVSRLLRYYDYWLEARTDKIERYLETLSELDRIEPRIVQKTAELARNRDQLKAQHERLAERQESRRQTLAALNQRIRSTDQELADLQKDRERLQSLLDEMVAAVADLEMPGGDTPFSQRKGRLPWPAQGSLRHRFGSAQLDGQITRNGIVIGASEGEPVLAVHHGRVVFSDYFRGHGLLLIVDHGEGYMSLYAHNQSLYKETGEWVSAGETIASVGNTGGQIQAGLYFEIRHRGKPTNPMPWLAQA; encoded by the coding sequence ATGATGATCGCTGCGCGTGTCCAAGGCCTCGGAAAGTACCTGCTCTGCCTGTGCCTGATCCTGAGCGGCGCTGCTCAGGCCAATGACCAGGCCGACTATGAAGCGCGAATGCAGGAGCTTCAGAAGACCATTGAGCAGTTGCAACAAGAACTGAAGAAAACCCAGGGCTCCCGGGATGAGCTCAAGGAACAGCTCGAATCCTCGGAATCCGATATTGGCGAGCTGCTCAAAAAAATTGAGCGCATCGAGTCCGACCTTGAGCAACAGAACAGCGACCTGCAGAGCCTGAAGCAGGAGCGCAACGAGCTGGATCAGTCCCGACAGGCTCAGCAGCAGGCCGTTGCCGAACAGGTCCAGGCCGCCTACTCCCTGGGCCGACAGAGCCAGATCAAGTTGCTGCTCAACCAGGAGAGTCCCCAGCGCGTATCGCGCCTGTTGCGCTATTACGATTACTGGCTGGAAGCGCGCACCGATAAAATCGAGCGCTACCTGGAGACGCTCTCCGAGCTGGATCGCATCGAGCCCCGCATTGTCCAGAAAACGGCTGAGCTGGCCCGCAACCGGGACCAACTGAAAGCACAACACGAACGCCTGGCCGAGCGCCAGGAAAGCCGCCGCCAGACCCTGGCTGCCCTGAATCAGCGCATCCGCTCCACCGATCAGGAGCTAGCGGACCTGCAGAAGGACCGGGAGCGGCTCCAGTCGCTGCTGGACGAAATGGTCGCCGCCGTCGCCGACCTGGAAATGCCCGGTGGCGATACCCCGTTCAGCCAGCGCAAAGGTCGCCTCCCCTGGCCGGCCCAGGGGTCGCTGCGACACCGTTTTGGCAGCGCTCAGCTGGACGGTCAGATCACCCGCAACGGCATTGTCATTGGTGCCAGCGAGGGAGAGCCGGTACTGGCCGTGCACCATGGCCGCGTGGTATTTTCCGATTACTTCCGGGGCCACGGACTTCTGTTGATTGTGGACCATGGCGAGGGCTATATGAGCCTGTACGCCCACAATCAAAGCCTGTACAAAGAGACCGGCGAGTGGGTCAGCGCGGGGGAGACCATTGCCAGCGTTGGCAACACGGGCGGCCAGATTCAGGCCGGCCTGTATTTCGAGATTCGACACCGGGGCAAACCCACCAACCCCATGCCCTGGCTGGCGCAGGCTTGA